Within the Photobacterium swingsii genome, the region CGACAAGCAACGTCAAGGCGTGCCATCTCTTGTGGGGTGTAAATACGAATCGACGTCACCGCACTCACATTCATGTACGGATGCTGTTCAGTTTCTTGTAGCGCAGCCAGCTTTTCTAACCAAGAAAGAGCTTTGTAAATATCTTCTTGATGAAAGCCCGCTCGAAGTAGCTCATCGGATAGTTCTTCCTGATCAACCAACAGCTCAGCATCGCTGTGTATATAGGTTTCAAACAGGTACATTAAGATATCCATCATGACTTGCCCCTCCTCGTTTTGATATAGCCACCGGGTACTGAGGTAACAAACCCAAGTAATTCTAGCTCTAATAATTGCATCATTACTTCGTGTACGGGTTGTTCACTACGTTCAGCAACCACATCTACGGGTGTTGCTTCATTGCCTACGGTAGCCAACAAGGCTGGAAATGGCAATTGCTGATCTTCACCCTGTGGCAGAGTTTGGCTTAATTGACTATTTATTGCGCACTCTGTCAGTGCACCTACCTCCTCAAATATATCGACCGGGGTTTCTACCAATTTAGCACCCGATTTAATTAATGCGTTACAGCCGCGACTTTCTGGGTGACGAATCGAACCGGGTAGGGCAAAGACTTCTCGCCCTTGTTCGAGCGCGTAACGCGCAGTAATCAGTGAACCACTCTTTTCTGCTGCTTCTATAACTAATACGCCCACCGACAAGCCGCTGATCACTCTATTACGTCGAGGAAAGTTTTGCGGGCGTGGTTTTTCGTCAGGCCAGAACTCAGACACTAACGCACCTTGTTCTTTTATCTTAGCGGCTAAACCTCGATGACGAGCAGGGTATATCTGTGACAACCCCGACCCGAGGACAGCCAGCGTCGCGCCGCCATGCTTTAAGGCTCCGCTATGGGCTTGACCATCAACCCCTAAAGCTAATCCACTGGTCACCACATAATTACCTGCCACTAAAGCGCCAGCAAAATCATAAGCCGACTCACGGCCATCAATGCTGGCGGCTCGGCTGCCAACAATGGCCAGTTGTGGCGCACTTAAATACTCCACTTGCCCACACACAAACAAAACAGGCGGAGCTGCCGCAATTTGCTTCAATAGCGTCGGGTAGTAGGGGGAATCTAAGGTCAGAATGGTATTGTCGTTTTGCTCTGCCCACATCAGGCAACGATCAATACGAGCCTGGTGGGGTACACGAAATAGGGCTATCTGCGAACGTGATAAGCCAAGTGACATTAATTGGTCAGTCGACATAGCACGTAACTGCGTTGGCGTACCATGCTGTAATAAACGACTCACCTTCACACCGCCCACTTGAGGAATAGCGGTGAGTGCAAGCCAGTCTTCCAACTGACTCATGGTGTCAGCTGAGGAGATCGCGCCGACACACCCGCACTGAAAGGTTCAGTACTACGTAAAACAACCGCCAAGCTAAAGGCCTCATAAGCACGGATCACCATGACTTCACCAATCCCTCTAGGAGCAAGTTGAAATTGCGTCCCTGAATACGGCGAGCGTTTGTAGTCATAGCTGCCTTTCTTACCTGCAACCTCTGTCGCTGGATGATAAAGCTGCAAAACATGACCGGCTTGTAGCGCATCTAAGTGACCTTTATCCAGCACGACCACATCCGACGTGGCTATATACGATTGTCCATCAACAGCCCCCATGATTTGGGCGTCAATATCTGCCGGAGGGTTGGCTGGTGAAAAATGTAAATCCGCACTCGCTCCCTGCACAGGAGCTGGTAACAACACATCATTTAAATTGATTTCTTGGCGGTAGGATTGCAAAGCCAGAGTGCTGGTCTCGCCTTGCTGAGATAATACGCTTAATTTCGCCACTTCTTTTAAAACCGTGACACGCTTGCTGCCTTTGCGGCTATACGTGTCTATCGGACGGTATACCCACCACGCCTCACCAATGGGCAATAAAGTATCCGCCCACACCCTATCACCAGTAGAGAGTTGCTTACGTTGATCATCACTACCGATGACACGTGGGGCTGTCGCAAGCGCCTCATCGGATAACAAGCGGTGCTCGGTTAAATATGGCAACACTAAAGAAGACTGAAGTGTCGTGATCGGTGAACGTGTGACTTTAATTGTCGGTGACAACTTAATCACTTTTGATGGCTTACGCTGCAGCCGCGGTTGGCCATCAACCCAAACTAAATACAACTTATCGCCAGGATAAATAAGGTGCGGATTTTCAATATTCGGATTCGCCTGCCATAACTTAGGCCATAGCCAAGGGGTCGCTAAAAAGTGGTTAGAGATATCCCACAAGGTATCCCCAGTTTTCACTGTGTACACATCAGGAATATGGTCGTTCAACACAAGATGATGGCTGCCATTACTCGCCCAACTCGGCTGAATACATGCCGCGACGGTAAGCACACACGAAAAAAGAAAAGAGAGGGACTTCATGATGACGCTATCCTTGTACTACACAGATCCATTTTCTGGCAAGCTGTTACTGTAGCGATTTGTCTATAGATAGCGCCCAGCGTGACAGTGGCAAAGGCTCAGTGTCTATCCCCCCAACACCAATGAATAATCGCTTTTCGGCGGACGTCACGCTTTCAATTTTACCTTTGCAGCAACGCGCACCAAGGCTGTTGAACTTGCCGAAAACTGTTTACTGAACTTTACAGTCAACCACAGATATTGAACATTCATCACGGATGCTGTTATTTGATCGTTAAAATGACTAGAATTAGAACAAATTAATTTTCGGCACTGTTCATTTTTCGAGTACCTATGTCTTTATTGCAAGTATTAACATTCCCAGATGATCGCCTACGCACTGTAGCTAAGCCAGTTGAAGCAGTTACCCCTGAGATCCAAAAAATTGTCGATGACATGATTGAAACCATGTACGACGAAGAAGGTATCGGCCTTGCGGCTACACAAGTTGATGTACATCAGCGCATCGTAGTGATTGATATCTCTGAAGAACGCAATCAGCCTATGGTACTGATTAACCCTGAAATCACTGAAAAACGTGGTGAAGACGGTATTGAAGAAGGTTGTCTTTCTGTTCCTGGTGCTCGTGCCCTTGTGCCACGTGCCGCAGAAGTATCCGTAAAAGCACTCGATCGTGATGGGAACCCATTCTCGTTTGAAGCCGATGACCTACTTGCGATTTGTGTTCAGCACGAACTTGACCACTTAGCGGGTAAACTTTTCGTCGATTACTTGTCACCTCTGAAACGTAAACGCATTCAAGACAAGTTAGCGAAAATCAAACGTTTCAACGAAAAGACCCAATAAGCCAAACTTTTAAGGACGCTACCTTGAGCAAACCTTTGAAAATCGTTTTTGCTGGTACGCCAGACTTCGCCGCCCGTCACTTGGCGGCGTTGTTGTCTTCACAGCATGAAGTTATTGCCGTTTACACTCAGCCAGACCGCCCAGCCGGTCGTGGTAAGAAGCTTACGGCCAGTCCAGTAAAAGCACTGGCACTAGAGCATAACGTTCCCGTATACCAACCCGAAAACTTCAAATCCGATGAAGCCAAGCAAGTGCTGAGCGATTTGAATGCCGATCTTATGGTAGTGGTTGCCTACGGTTTGCTATTGCCGCAAGCCGTGTTGGATACCCCGAAACTGGGTTGTATCAATGTTCATGGTTCAATTTTACCGCGCTGGCGTGGTGCTGCACCTATCCAACGTTCTATCTGGGCAGGCGATACGGAAACCGGTGTCACCATCATGCAGATGGACATAGGTCTAGATACCGGTGACATGTTGAAAATCGCTACGCTGCCGATTGAGTCAACAGATACCAGCGCGACCATGTACAACAAACTGGCTGAATTAGGCCCAGATGCCTTAATTGACTGTCTAGGTGATATTGCTGAAGGCAAAACCGTTCCAGTGAAACAAGATGATGAACTGGCTAACTACGCGAAAAAGCTCAGCAAAGAAGAAGCTAAAATCGACTGGACCATGGATGCCGAAGCAATTGAACGCTGCGTTCGCGCTTTTAATCCTTGGCCAATGAGCTACTTCACCGTTGCTGAGCAAAACGTCAAAGTATGGCGCAGTGCCGTGGAAACCGACAACCAAGGCAAACCTGCGGGCACGATTCTTTCCGCTGACAAGCACGGTATTGTGGTTGCAACCGGTAAGGGTGCATTACGTCTGATAGAGCTACAACCTCCGGGTAAGAAAGCGATGCAAAGCCAAGATTTGCTGAACTCTCGCCGCGAATGGTTTGAACCCGGCACTGTTTTGTAATGCTAAAGCCAGTGCTTGCACTGGCTTTTCTTTTCTACTGCGCTAGAAAAAACGCAACATTATCGCTTAATACTTCTTGGTATTAAGGTTACAAAGAATTTCAGGAAAATCCGCATGAATGTAAGAGCCGCTGCAGCCAAAGTTATCTATCAGGTTGTTGATCAGGGCCAATCCCTTTCCAACGTACTCCCTGCTGCTCAGCAAGATGTCAGAGAGCGAGACCAAGCGCTATTGCAGGAAATTTGTTATGGCGTACTACGTTGGTTGCCGCGTTTAGAGTCGATCACCAACCAACTGATGGACAAGCCATTAAAAGGCAAACAACGGGTTTTCCACCACCTGATCCTAGTCGGTTTATACCAACTGGGTCACATGCGCATTCCCGCACATGCTGCCGTTGCTGAGACGGTTGATGCCACCAAAAACCTTAAGAAGCCACAGCTTCGTGGTTTAATCAACGCCATTTTACGTAATTACCAGCGTCAGCAAGCCACGCTGGATGAGCAATCTATCAGCCATGATGCGGGTCGTTACGGTCACCCAAGCTGGTTACTAAAACTGCTTAAAAATAGCTACCCAGAGCAACTGGAAGCGATTGTTGAAGCCAATAACACCAAGGCGCCGATGTGGCTGCGTGTAAACCGCCAGCACCATACGCGTGATGCATACCGCACCTTGCTCGACAATGAAGGGATCGCAACAGAATTGCACCCACAAGCGGGCGATGCCTTGCGCCTATTGAAGCCATGCGATGTAACTCAACTGCCGGGGTTTGCTGATGGTTGGGTATCCGTTCAAGATGCTGCGGCACAATTAGCGGTTGAGTACCTACAGCCACAATCTGGCGAACTTATCCTTGATTGCTGCGCCGCACCTGGCGGTAAAACGGCACACATCATGGAGCGCCAAGCCGATACCCAGGTGGTTGCGATCGACTGTGATGAACACCGTTTATCGCGTGTACACGAAAACCTTGAGCGCTTGAACCTTACCGCGCAAGTGCTGTGTGCTGATGCTCGCTACCCAAGTGATTGGTGGCAAGGTGAAAAATTTGATCGCATTTTGCTAGATGCTCCTTGTTCTGCAACAGGGGTTATTCGTCGTCACCCAGACATCAAATGGCTACGCCGTGCGGACGATATTGCGGCATTAGCCGAGCTTCAAGCTGAAATTTTTGATGCTATGTGGCTACAGCTCAAGTCAGGCGGTACTTTGGTTTACGCAACGTGTTCGATCACACCACAAGAAAATAGCGAGCAAGTAAAAGCCTTCCTAAGTCGCACTGCTGATGCCACCTTAGTGGATAGCGATCCAGCGAACCCAGGTCGTCAAATCCTACCCGGTGAAGAACAAATGGATGGCTTCTACTACGCAGTATTGAAGAAGCAATAAGTTACATCTACCGCTAAAACGATAACAATCAGGCTATTTCAATCTAGCCTGATTGTAAAATCGGAGTAAGCTACGTCGTATTAGAGTCAGGCGCTAACGTGCCATCGTCCAACACTAGAGACATGTAATCAGGCGAATGCTATGAAGATAATTATCCTCGGAGCCGGTCAGGTCGGGGGCACACTCGCAGAAAACCTCGTGGGTGAAAACAACGATATCACTATCGTTGATAAAGACCCCGAGCGTCTGCGTGAGCTGCAAGATAAGTATGATCTGCGTGTCGTACAAGGCTTTGCGAGTCACCCTAAAACCTTACGCGATGCAGGCGCACAAGATGCCGACATGCTGGTCGCCGTCACGAACTCTGACGAAACCAATATGATTGCCTGTCAAATTGCCTTCTCTTTATTTAACACGCCCAACCGTGTCGCGCGTATTCGCTCTCCTGAATACCTGAAAGAAAAAGAGCAACTGTTCCAATCAGATGCCGTACCGGTTGATCACCTGATTGCCCCAGAAGAACTGGTTACGGGTTACATTGAGCGTTTAATTGAGTATCCAGGCGCACTTCAAGTGGTCGGTTTTGCAGAAGATAAAGTCGGTCTGGTCGCAGTAAAAGCCTACTACGGTGGTCCACTGGTCGGTAATGCGTTATCCGCCTTGCGCGAACACATGCCCCATGTTGATACCCGTGTCGCGGCTATTTTCCGCCAAGGCCGCCCTATTCGCCCACAAGGGACCACGATTATTGAAGCCGATGATGAAGTCTTCTTTGTCGCAGCAAGCAATCATATCCGTTCAGTCATGAGTGAATTGCAACGTCTTGAAAAGCCTTATAAGCGTTTGATGATTGTTGGTGGTGGTAATATCGGTGCAGGTTTAGCACGTCGATTAGAGCAAACCTACAGCGTGAAGCTCATTGAACGCAACCCTGAGCGTGCTGAAAACTTATCCGAAATGCTAGAGAACACAATTGTGTTCTGTGGTGACGCCTCCGATCAAGAGCTTCTCAGCGAAGAGCATATCGAACAAATTGATGTCTTTATTGCCGTGACCAACGACGATGAAGCCAATATTATGTCGGCGATGCTTGCCAAACGTATGGGTGCCAAGAAAGTCATGGTGCTTATTCAGCGCGGTGCTTACGTTGATTTGGTCCAAGGTGGCACAATAGATATTGCGATTTCACCGCAGCAAGCCACCATTTCGGCGCTATTAACCCATGTGCGTAAAGCCGATATCGTTAATGTTTCATCGCTACGCCGTGGTGCAGCAGAAGCCATTGAAGCCATTGCACACGGTGATGCCAGCACATCCAAAGTGGTGGGGCGTGCCATCAGTGATATTAAGCTACCGCCGGGCACTACCATAGGTGCGATTGTGCGTGGCGAAGAAGTGCTGATTGGCCACGACCGAACGGTTATTGAACAAGACGATCACGTGGTGATGTTCTTGGTTGATAAGAAATATATCCCAGACGTAGAACGCCTGTTCCAACCAAGTCCGTTCTTCTTATAAAGTATTATGGTTAATTACCGTCCTATCTTATTCGTGATTGGGCTGGTCTTATCAAAGATCGCCTTATTCATGTACGTCCCTACTTTAGTGGCGTTTTTTACTGGCACCGGTGGCTTTATTGATTTTGCCACCGCAGTGATCATCACCCATGTCGTGGCATTTCTATGCCTCACTTTTGGTCGTACCAATGAGTTTAAGCTCGGCGTACGCGATATGTTCTTGATCACTACCTTGGTATGGACCATCGCCAGTGCCTTCGCGGCACTGCCTTTTGTGTTCATTAACCATATCAGCTTTACCGATGCCTACTTCGAAACCATGTCTGGGATCACGACCACAGGCTCAACTGTGCTCAGTGGTCTTGATGATATGGCGCCCAGCATTTTGCTATGGCGCTCAACGCTACAATGGCTAGGCGGTGTCGGCTTCATCGTTATGGGGGTGGCGATCTTACCGATGCTCAACGTCGGTGGGATGCGACTGTTCCAAACTGAATCATCAGATTGGTCAGATAAAAGCTCACCACGAACCAAAAGCGTCGCCAAGAATATCGTCAATGTGTACTTGATCCTCACGGGTCTGTGCGTCATCGGTTATATCTTGGCGGGCATGAATACCTTTGATGCCATCAATCATGCCTTTACTACGCTTTCAACTGGGGGCTATTCCACCTCAGATGGGTCGATGAACCATTTCTCCAATGCCGCGCATTGGGTGGCCATCATCTTTATGTTTGCTGGCGGTTTACCTTTCTTATTGTTTGTACAAATGCTGAGAAAGAAAAGTGCGACCGCGTTATTTAACGATGCACAAGTACGAGGCTTTACCCTATTAGTGCTGACAACTGGGTTGTTAGTGGCGCTATGGCTAACGTTCGATAAAGATTACGCCTTTATTGATGCGTTTAGAGTCTCGCTATTCAATATCATCTCCGTGGTCACCACCACAGGTTTTGGCCTCGATGACTTCACCAACTGGGGAGCTTTCCCGGCGATTGTGTTTGCCTTCATTATGTTGGTCGGCGGCTGTTCAGGCTCAACCGCAGGCGGGATTAAGATCTTCCGTTTCCAAGTCGCCTTTGCCTTATTGCGTAAACAAATGATGCAACTGATCCACCCATCAGGTGTCTTCATTCAACGCTATAATGGCCGCCCCGTGACCGATGGTATCGTCCGTTCTGTGGTGGCTTTTGCCCTGACTTTCATTATCACAATTGTGGTGGTTGCAGCCATTCTCGGTATGCTGGGGTTGGATCCTGTTACCAGTATTACAGGTGCCGTCACGGCAGTCGCAAACGTCGGGCCCGGGATGGGTAACATCATAGGGCCAACAGGCAACTTTGCGACCTTGCCCGATGCTGCTAAATGGGTTCTGAGTTTTGGGATGTTAATGGGGCGCTTGGAGATCTTAACGGTACTCGTCGTGTTCTTCCCTGCGTTTTGGCGAAATTAAGCAGCGTTTTCTCTGATAACACCAAACGATAGATACAAAAACGGCGCTCATCAGCGCCGTTTTTTATTGTTTGCTCAAACCTTCACGCAATCCAGTTACCACTCATCAAATAGGTTTTACGTATAAATAGATCGCGAAGAAATGACAAATGGTGCCGCCTAAGACAAATAAATGCCAAATCGCATGATTGTAAGGAATACGCTTATTGACGTAGAACACCACACCCAGCGAGTAAATCACCCCGCCCAATCCCAGCAGCACTAAACCGCCAGTCGCTAAAGATAAAGACAGCTGGTACACCGCAATCAACGCTAGCCATCCCATCACCAAATAGGTAGCCAGTGATAACTTTTTAAAACGGTATACAAACATAATCTTAAGGGCGATCCCCAATAGCGCAAGCCCCCAAATTACCGCCATCAATGTCATGGCAAGTGGGGTACGTAATGTGATCAACAAAAATGGGGTATAGGTCCCTGCGATCAGTAAATATATCGCGCAGTGATCTAAGGTTTTCAACACTCGCTTCGCTTTTTCTAGCGTAATCGCGTGATACAGGGTCGACGCTAAATACAGCAAAATCATGCTGCCGCCATAAACGCTTAAACTGGCGATACTCATTGTATCGGCATTCAGATCATTCGCCTGAACCAGTAGTAACACTAATCCGACGATACCAAACAGCATGCCAAGACCATGACTCACGCTGTTGGCAATCTCTTCGGCTACCGAATATTGCGGCCCGGCATTCTTGTTCATTTGTTATCGCTCCTAATAGAGTTAACACTCAGCTTAAGAGCAGTATCGCACAACTTAGCGTACACTTGTACGCTGAAATTGCATTAATCTGTATTTTTACTGCCAACGCAATGAAGCCTCTTCCAACTCGCCATCATTAGGTTGTTTCATCAAGGAAAGCCACCACTTGCTCACCCGCCGCCTCCGGTGAGCAATCAGCACTGATTTGCAATTCACGCTTCAACTCACCACGTCCAAGAAAACCCGCCAACATACCTGACACACCTTTCAAGCGACGATCTACTTCAAACCAGAGTTGTAGCCCTTGCTCATCACGATACGCAACCACTTCCAATTCACGCCAACGCCCATGAAATGGACCGGAAACCGGTACAAATTCAAACTCTTGTACGAAAGGCAGCGCAAAGCCTTTTGCCGCTTCACATTCCACCTGACGAATACGCAGCCCCACTTGCTCTAATGCCGTGAACACTCCATCCATCAAAGGCTCAGGGCGAACCGTCAGTGTATCTTTATCTTTCGGATCAACCGCCATCGCAATATCTAGCGAGGTATCGAGCCAGACTTGGGCATCGCCAATCGTCACAGGGGTGTTAAATGGAAGATCGAGGGTAAAAGCAAACTGCCGTTCCTCTTGAGCACCAATGACAAACGCTTCAGGCAAAGACCACTCCGCCAATTTACAGGTTTGTGGGATTTTTTCTTTCCGTTGATCGCTATCGCCGCGCCCTGTTGTCACTTCATCAAGATAGCGGCAGCACAACACCAAGTGAATATTATCGATCTGCTGCTCAGTCGCACCACCTTGCACTCGAACTTCAATCGGCAAGGGCTGCCCAGGGATCAAAACATCATGAGGTAAAATCGTATCGACTTTAGCAGCGCCGATACCAAAACTGGCGAGACTCTTACGAAATAAAGACATGCATCCTCCTTGCGCATTGCATCGATACGGCAAGAAAGTTGCTGCACTATCGATGATGCAGACGAATAGTGAATAATCATCATGCTAAAGATAAGTTGACTCTATCTTGTACAGTCCACTTAAAAATCGCAAGTCTATTTAGTAAGTTACAATCTAGACAATAAGCCGGTGTAGAAAGGGCAAGTAAGGGAAGTCATTAAAAATGAAGCCGGCAAATAGGAAAGGTAAGAATGCGGAGCACCTGCCACAAATAGCAAGGCTCCGTCCTAACGATTACTTCAATAGCTCAATCGTCGCTTTGCGAGCCGCTTCTGGGTCTCGCGCTAAAATACCATCAACCACTTTTTGGTGAAGCTCAAGCTTCAACATACGTTCACGCGTAATAATACGGAAGTAGCTCTCAAAGACAGCCTTGAACAAGTTGCCAAATGGGCTGATAAAGTGGTTACCCGAGGCAAAATAAATCAACTGATGAAAGCGGGTATCAACCGCAATCCAACGCTCTTGATCAAACTGCTCACCGAGTTTGTGCATTTCATGTACCAAGCTCGCCAACTCATCACGATCGGCATCACTGGCATTGAGCGCCGTACACGCAGCGGCTTCAGGCTCTAAGGTTAAACGCACACGCTGAAACTCTTCAACCAACTCACCCGAATCATCAAAATCGAGCCACGCTAATAAGTCTTGATCGAGGTAGTTCCAGTTACGTTTTGGTAATACCCGAGTACCAATACGCGGACGTGGCAGCACCATACCTTTGGCCGCCAACATTTTAATTGCTTCGCGTACCGCCGTTCGACTTACACCGTACATTTCACCCAGCTCAACTTCACCCGGTAAGATATCACCCGGTGGCGTTTCACCTTTTAAAATACGCTGACCAATTGACTCAGCTAACCGATACGACAGGTTTCGGCTAGTGACTAACCGTTGCTGATCTCGCTCCATTATTCCCCCTCAAAGGCTCTTTTTATAATAGTTGCCAATTTATTTTATCGCTGCTCTATATTGATCAGCCTAATACGGCGCAATTAGACCACAAAGCCAGCATGGTGAAACGGCTTATCTTCACACTTGTATCAGATATCCGTTTTTTTGCGTTTTTTATGAGCCACTATCATCCAAAACAAAAGAATACATTGTTCATAATTCACTCGACTATATAAAAGCTTGCTGGTATCCTAGCCGCGTTTTCTGACGGTAAGTATCACGCTAAACACCAAGGTCATGACACTCCAATCCGCCACAGTGCTAGCGTAATCTCATTTGTAATCCATTTTTGGCCATGGATGTGCCTGATTAGTAGGTAAAAACCATGCGCCCAATGACTTTCGCTCGCTCTAATACCCGTAGTCCATCTCTGTCTCGTACCACTTCGCATGCGCCACGCTTTAAAGCTCGCACTGCACCGCAAGTGTCGGCTGACATTCACCAGATGCCAAGTCAAACCATGATTGCCACAAAAAAAACTGGTGAGAAAGCAGCATAGCCAGAGAGATTACAGGGCAGCAGACCTTGCTGCCTTCCTTTCAGAATCCATCTTGGTATACTTTATCCACAATAAAAACATGACAATTTATTCAGCCTTCATTGTGGAGAAAAAATGAAAACCCACCGCGTTAACGAACTGATTGAACTGATCCACCCTGAGTGGAAAAAGAACCCAGAACTTAACCTGATCGAGTTCCTGCTAGAGCTAGCGAAAGAAGCTAAGTTTGAAGGCAAGCTCGAAGATCTGACCGACGATGTTCTGATTTACCACCTTAAAATGCGCAACAGCGATCAAAAAGAAATGATCCCTGGTTTAGCGAAAGATTGTGAAAATGACTTTAAAACCGCTATTTTACGTGCGCGTGGCATCATTAAATAATTCACACTAATCCTTCATCTTCGCAAGTTAACATTGGGTGAGCACACTTGGTTTCTTCACTGTTCACCTGATGTTTTTTCTCCTCACTTTCCTTCTGTTATAGCCTAAAAACGCTTGTTCTGTACCGATTACAGAAATTATGACCGTGCTAGAGTAATCCGCAAACCGACTGTTATATAATCAGTTGATAACATACGCGTATCATTTATAGCGATCAGGCAACGTATCTGATCAAACTGCACACCTTTGCGTGGGCACCCAAGGAAAGTAATGTCATGAGCCAAGATAAAATAAAGATTAAGGATGTCACCCCGCAACAATTCAACCCCAAAACCCATAAAGGCAACGCCGATCGTTTTAACCCCAGTAACCGCATCTATGTCCGGGCTGTAAAAGGGATTTATCAACAATTACGCCAACGAATGGGTTGGGTATTGATGGTACTCTTTATGGGGATACCTTGGATTCCCTACGGTGATCGCCAAGCCATATTGCTCGATATCGGCCAGCAGCAATTTAATTTCTTTGGCACCACATTGTGGCCACAAGACCTAACCTTACTCGCCACCGTTTTCATGATAGCGGCCTTTGCCTTATTTTTTGTCACCACTTTTTTAGGCCGAGTCTGGTGTGGCTATTTTTGCCCACAAACCGTATGGACCTTTATTTATATTTGGTTTGAGGAAAAGCTCGAAGGGGCAGCCAACAAGCGCCGTAAGCAAGATGGCATGAAGCTCACACCTAAACTCCTGTTTCGAAAAGCGCTCAAGCACATTGCTTGGATTGCGGTCGCTTTATTAACAGGACTGACATTTGTTGGGTACTTTGTTCCGGTTAAAACACTGTTTATCGATTTCTTCACCTTTAACACCAGTTTTTCGGCAGGATTTTGGGTGTTATTTTTTGCAGGTTGCACCTATGCCAATGCTGGTTG harbors:
- a CDS encoding TrkH family potassium uptake protein; this translates as MVNYRPILFVIGLVLSKIALFMYVPTLVAFFTGTGGFIDFATAVIITHVVAFLCLTFGRTNEFKLGVRDMFLITTLVWTIASAFAALPFVFINHISFTDAYFETMSGITTTGSTVLSGLDDMAPSILLWRSTLQWLGGVGFIVMGVAILPMLNVGGMRLFQTESSDWSDKSSPRTKSVAKNIVNVYLILTGLCVIGYILAGMNTFDAINHAFTTLSTGGYSTSDGSMNHFSNAAHWVAIIFMFAGGLPFLLFVQMLRKKSATALFNDAQVRGFTLLVLTTGLLVALWLTFDKDYAFIDAFRVSLFNIISVVTTTGFGLDDFTNWGAFPAIVFAFIMLVGGCSGSTAGGIKIFRFQVAFALLRKQMMQLIHPSGVFIQRYNGRPVTDGIVRSVVAFALTFIITIVVVAAILGMLGLDPVTSITGAVTAVANVGPGMGNIIGPTGNFATLPDAAKWVLSFGMLMGRLEILTVLVVFFPAFWRN
- the trhA gene encoding PAQR family membrane homeostasis protein TrhA — protein: MNKNAGPQYSVAEEIANSVSHGLGMLFGIVGLVLLLVQANDLNADTMSIASLSVYGGSMILLYLASTLYHAITLEKAKRVLKTLDHCAIYLLIAGTYTPFLLITLRTPLAMTLMAVIWGLALLGIALKIMFVYRFKKLSLATYLVMGWLALIAVYQLSLSLATGGLVLLGLGGVIYSLGVVFYVNKRIPYNHAIWHLFVLGGTICHFFAIYLYVKPI
- a CDS encoding sporulation protein, which gives rise to MSLFRKSLASFGIGAAKVDTILPHDVLIPGQPLPIEVRVQGGATEQQIDNIHLVLCCRYLDEVTTGRGDSDQRKEKIPQTCKLAEWSLPEAFVIGAQEERQFAFTLDLPFNTPVTIGDAQVWLDTSLDIAMAVDPKDKDTLTVRPEPLMDGVFTALEQVGLRIRQVECEAAKGFALPFVQEFEFVPVSGPFHGRWRELEVVAYRDEQGLQLWFEVDRRLKGVSGMLAGFLGRGELKRELQISADCSPEAAGEQVVAFLDETT
- a CDS encoding FadR/GntR family transcriptional regulator, which codes for MERDQQRLVTSRNLSYRLAESIGQRILKGETPPGDILPGEVELGEMYGVSRTAVREAIKMLAAKGMVLPRPRIGTRVLPKRNWNYLDQDLLAWLDFDDSGELVEEFQRVRLTLEPEAAACTALNASDADRDELASLVHEMHKLGEQFDQERWIAVDTRFHQLIYFASGNHFISPFGNLFKAVFESYFRIITRERMLKLELHQKVVDGILARDPEAARKATIELLK
- a CDS encoding YihD family protein, yielding MKTHRVNELIELIHPEWKKNPELNLIEFLLELAKEAKFEGKLEDLTDDVLIYHLKMRNSDQKEMIPGLAKDCENDFKTAILRARGIIK